The segment CCGGCGGTGATGCCGACCAGACCAGCCAGGGCGCCGTTCAAAGCGAACGAGGTATCCGGCTTCTTGAACATGATCCACGAGACCATCAGAGCGCCGATGGCGCCAGCGGCCGCCGACAAGTTCGTCGTGACGGCGATGTAGGCGAAGCTGCCGCCGCCAACCGCGGTGGTGCTACCCGGGTTAAAGCCAAACCACCCCAACCACAGGATGAACACGCCGAGAGCAGCCAGCGGAATGTTGTGACCCGGGATCGGCTTGATCTTGCCGTCCGCGGTGTACTTGCCGATACGGGGACCGATGACGATGGCGCCCGCCAGAGCAGCCCAACCGCCGACCGAGTGAACGACGGTCGAACCAGCGAAGTCGAGGAAGCCCTGGCCTTCGAGCCAGCCGCCGCCCGCATACAGACCGCCCCAAGCCCAGCTACCGAAGATCGGGTAAACGATCAAGGTGATCAGGAACGAGTAGCAGAGGTAAGCGACGAACTTGGTGCGTTCGGCCATGGCGCCCGAGACGATCGTCGCGGCCGTCGCGGCGAACACCGTTTGGAAGATCAAGAAGGCCCAGTTGAAGCCTTCGTTCGAGTTGGTTTCGAGAGCGGCTTCGCTGGCGCCGTCGAAGACGAACAGCGTCGTGCCGCAGAAGCCGTTGGTCACGCCGAACATCAAGCCGAAGCCGACCAGCCAGAACACCAACGAACCGACGGAGAAGTCCATCAGGTTCTTCATGATGATGTTACAAGCGTTCTTCGCACGGGTGAAACCGCATTCCACCAACGCGAAACCGGCCTGCATGAAGAAGACGAGAAACGCCGCCAAGCAGGTCCAGAGAGTGT is part of the Blastopirellula sediminis genome and harbors:
- a CDS encoding ammonium transporter yields the protein MLSSLSLNPKLWCMFCALAVAMVVAAPLRAQDANATEAPAAEAAAEGEMAPEAEAEEEEAPPTIESLSADLAAFQGDVDTLWTCLAAFLVFFMQAGFALVECGFTRAKNACNIIMKNLMDFSVGSLVFWLVGFGLMFGVTNGFCGTTLFVFDGASEAALETNSNEGFNWAFLIFQTVFAATAATIVSGAMAERTKFVAYLCYSFLITLIVYPIFGSWAWGGLYAGGGWLEGQGFLDFAGSTVVHSVGGWAALAGAIVIGPRIGKYTADGKIKPIPGHNIPLAALGVFILWLGWFGFNPGSTTAVGGGSFAYIAVTTNLSAAAGAIGALMVSWIMFKKPDTSFALNGALAGLVGITAGCDIMSPVYASITGLIAGMIVVFSCVFFDKIKIDDPVGAVSVHGVCGAWGTLAIGLWAGDVGILTGGGPAQLITQAIGVASAFGWAFGTSLIIFLLLKFTIGLRVPAEEEIKGLDITEHGMYAYPPHLVSESLGGTPGGSPATASSTSGAVTHGA